The following are from one region of the bacterium genome:
- the secF gene encoding protein translocase subunit SecF has product MLELLKDTNYQIIPRRWILISISAVVILAGLISLVVRGGPNYGIDFQGGYKFIVKFSGPAELARVREVVNGLGYSHSQVQDFGSEHEVVIVLPLEEEIAATGGTDPVQARLGEALRANFPVAEISQEKVGPKIGSELRTQALWSIFYSLLGLIVYITWRFEFRFSIAAIVALIHNVIIMIGFFSLLNKQIDLTVLGALLTLVGYSINDTIVVFDRIRENLRSHRRGQSYAELVNASINQTLSRTIVTGGSVLIVVAMLFLFGGAVIHDFAFTLFVGTLVGTYSSIFIASPILVEWQAASQRRRERRLATA; this is encoded by the coding sequence ATGCTGGAACTACTCAAGGACACGAACTACCAGATCATCCCGCGGCGCTGGATCCTGATCTCGATCTCGGCCGTCGTCATCCTGGCCGGGCTGATCAGCCTGGTCGTCAGGGGCGGTCCGAACTACGGCATCGATTTCCAGGGCGGCTACAAGTTCATCGTCAAGTTCTCGGGCCCGGCCGAGCTGGCGCGCGTGCGCGAGGTCGTCAACGGCCTCGGCTACTCGCACAGCCAGGTCCAGGACTTCGGCAGCGAGCACGAGGTGGTGATCGTCCTGCCCTTGGAAGAGGAGATCGCCGCGACGGGCGGCACGGATCCCGTCCAGGCCCGTCTCGGCGAGGCCCTGCGGGCGAACTTCCCGGTGGCGGAGATCAGCCAGGAGAAGGTCGGGCCGAAGATCGGCAGCGAGCTGCGCACGCAGGCGCTCTGGTCGATCTTCTACTCGCTGCTCGGCCTGATCGTCTACATCACCTGGCGCTTCGAGTTCAGGTTCTCGATCGCCGCCATCGTCGCGCTGATCCACAACGTGATCATCATGATCGGCTTCTTCAGCCTCCTGAACAAGCAGATCGACCTCACGGTGCTCGGCGCCTTGCTCACCCTGGTCGGCTACTCGATCAACGACACGATCGTCGTGTTCGACCGCATCCGCGAGAACCTGCGCTCGCATCGGCGCGGCCAGTCCTACGCCGAGCTGGTGAACGCCAGCATCAACCAGACGCTCAGCCGCACGATCGTCACCGGCGGCTCGGTGCTGATCGTGGTGGCGATGCTCTTCCTGTTCGGCGGGGCGGTGATCCACGACTTCGCGTTCACGCTCTTCGTGGGCACGCTCGTGGGCACCTACAGCTCGATCTTCATCGCGAGCCCGATCCTCGTCGAGTGGCAGGCCGCCAGTCAGCGGCGGCGCGAGCGCCGTCTGGCCACGGCCTAG